One Candidatus Binatia bacterium DNA window includes the following coding sequences:
- a CDS encoding energy-coupling factor transporter transmembrane component T: protein MPLFLYIERRTFVHRLNPVVKVCGMVCFFIAAFVSQQPAVMLPVAAGIGILILLAGAQHNVWRLRWLFVLVFVMTFIIWTLFFRAGVPLLAWGPLSISTAGLQFALGMAIKLDTFLGVGVVFLSTTKIEEFAYALTRAGMPYKLGFTMTLAFRLVPVFVDAAVTVIQAQRCRGFDFDQGNLVQRARRYVPVIVPVFMGALRRADGMAMALEARGFQSPVQRTTFEQFPFRLSDAAALALAIAVAAIYLALWHAGYAAVPVS from the coding sequence ATGCCCCTCTTTCTCTACATCGAGCGCCGCACGTTCGTTCACCGCCTCAATCCCGTGGTGAAGGTGTGTGGCATGGTGTGCTTTTTCATCGCCGCATTCGTCAGCCAACAGCCCGCCGTGATGCTGCCGGTTGCGGCCGGTATCGGCATCTTGATTCTCCTGGCGGGCGCGCAGCACAACGTCTGGCGTCTGCGCTGGCTGTTCGTCCTGGTGTTCGTGATGACCTTCATCATCTGGACACTGTTCTTCCGCGCCGGAGTGCCGCTCCTGGCCTGGGGCCCGTTGAGCATCAGCACCGCTGGTCTACAGTTCGCGCTGGGTATGGCGATCAAGCTCGATACCTTTCTTGGCGTCGGCGTGGTCTTCCTGTCGACCACGAAGATCGAGGAGTTCGCCTACGCTCTCACCCGCGCCGGTATGCCGTACAAGCTCGGGTTTACGATGACGCTCGCCTTCCGACTGGTCCCGGTATTTGTCGACGCCGCCGTGACGGTGATCCAAGCGCAGCGGTGCCGCGGCTTCGACTTCGATCAGGGCAACCTGGTGCAGCGGGCGCGGCGCTATGTGCCGGTCATCGTGCCGGTCTTCATGGGTGCCTTGCGTCGCGCCGACGGCATGGCCATGGCGCTCGAAGCACGCGGCTTTCAATCGCCCGTGCAGCGGACCACCTTCGAGCAGTTCCCGTTCCGCCTCAGCGACGCGGCCGCGCTGGCGCTGGCGATAGCCGTGGCGGCAATCTACCTGGCGCTGTGGCACGCCGGCTACGCCGCCGTTCCTGTGTCCTGA